The window ATATTTCCCGGGGGTCGATTCTGAGAGGCTTGTGAAGATGGTGCACAATTTTGGCGTACTGGAGGGGGCTGTTTGTGAGACTAGTGACATTGCTAATGCCGCACTTTTTCTTGCATCCGATGATGCAAAGTATGTTAATGGTCATAATCTGGTGGTGGATGGTGGTTTTACTTCAATCAAGAGTTTGAGTTTCCCAACACCAGATCAACTCAAATGAAACCATGAAGCTTATTTTGTAACTTCTTTTAGTACATCTTCTTGAATGTTTGACTAATTTCAAAATGATTAAGATTCTGACATTCTTGAACATCTACAGGATCCAAATCCTTGTTTTAAATCGTACTTTGAACCCTTATGTTTGATCTTCAGAATTGTTCTAGTACAATCTTGCGCATGAACTCCTCTGGAGCTGGAAATCAGTTCTGAATTAGTAACCCAACAAATCTATTGTCATATGTGAAACCTACTTAAACGACAAAGAGCGAGCTAAATACCTAATCCATTGGTGAACAACTTAAACTGACCAAGAGCTTGTCTGATAAACATCTCAACACCGCTCACAACCGTGGCTCCAACCTCGGCAGCTTCTTGTAGTAGCCGAGTATTTCGAGGTGTATAAACAGCATCAAAAACCAACTCGTACGATTTCAAGGCCACCTAAAAGCAAAAGAATGGAGCTTGTAGTCATGCTGGTTTACCACAATTCTATGCATTCTAAACTGGTAATTTTCTTTGTTATGGGCTGGAGTGGTATAGTTATTCATATTGTCATGTTTGACTGGCCATTGATATATTATAGAGATAAAGATGTGATTCTTTGAGTTACATCATAACTTTCGATTTAACAGTAGACACTTGGTTTTATATTATGTGTAAAAGGGAGAAAGGATGTAAACCTTGGATACAGGAGTTTGATCTTTATCTGGCTCCATACCCACTGCAGAAGCATTTGCAAGAATCATCCCTTTTTCAGGTcgaaaatcatttaagcattcaTACGGCATGGCTTCACCAGACACTGCCATTGCAAGGGCCTTGGCTCTCTCTTcagtaaatattaaaaaaagttGGGGGGATTAAAGATTTCTATTCACCATTTAAATGGGATActattcttaaatttttttttacccaaATTTCGGTTGAAGATGACAACTCGAGCCCCCCGGCTTCTGGCACCAAATGCTATAGCTCTACCAGCACCTCCTGCTCCAACCAAGACGAACAACTTTCCAGAGAGGGGTGAAACATACGATCCTTGTTCACTTTTAACACTATTTTCTGATTATTCCAACAGAACACACAAGGCTGCCTTAAAGTTTCTTTGCAAAAGCAAATAGTAAGTGCTAAAAAGCATTACTCTTAAACATACCTCTATATGCATCTTCAATAGCAGTTAGGCAGGCTTCACAATCTGTATTATAGCCAACAAGTTTTCCATCTACAGGACTCCTGACTATAGTGTTTACTGCACCTATGGACTGATTCAGAATGCGTCAGATGGTTAGAATATGTTACTTTCTGAACAAACCAACGCGATTCAAAACTCAGAGTACCAAAGCAAGTGGATGAACTTCGTCGCAACACCTCACAGCCGCTTCTTTGTGGGGTATTCCAACACTACAGATTGTAAAAAAATGCTCGATCAGTTCCGCAGCGTATGCTACGCAAGGATGCATTGCAGCACAGAAAATTTACCTGAAACCAGCGAAGTCACTGCTGGAATAGACACTAAAGAATTCTTGGAGATCATCGACTAAGAGTGGCACATAAATCCCATTATATCCTGTGTGTCGAAATGCTGG of the Primulina huaijiensis isolate GDHJ02 chromosome 1, ASM1229523v2, whole genome shotgun sequence genome contains:
- the LOC140989560 gene encoding bifunctional 3-dehydroquinate dehydratase/shikimate dehydrogenase, chloroplastic-like, which produces MNELKSKKSNTQIIVSSYVTSDFCTREKLGDTIIDMQSIGADVVKLIIDLDSIANVAPIFHLLTHCQVPLIARTMGESGLISQLLGPKYGAFMVFGSLGDKNVPGLPSLASIKQVYKLEYMNVDTKIFGVVSSPVSHSKGPLLHNPAFRHTGYNGIYVPLLVDDLQEFFSVYSSSDFAGFSVGIPHKEAAVRCCDEVHPLALSIGAVNTIVRSPVDGKLVGYNTDCEACLTAIEDAYRENSVKSEQGSYVSPLSGKLFVLVGAGGAGRAIAFGARSRGARVVIFNRNLERAKALAMAVSGEAMPYECLNDFRPEKGMILANASAVGMEPDKDQTPVSKVALKSYELVFDAVYTPRNTRLLQEAAEVGATVVSGVEMFIRQALGQFKLFTNGLAPEEFMRKIVLEQF